One region of Vibrio pelagius genomic DNA includes:
- the pyrF gene encoding orotidine-5'-phosphate decarboxylase, which yields MNDQKIIVALDYDNQADALAFVDRIDPASCCLKVGKEMFTLFGPEFVRELHKRGFSVFLDLKFHDIPNTCSKAVRAAAEMGVWMVNVHAGGGERMMTASREILEPYGKDRPLLIGVTVLTSMEQQDLAGIGLDIEPQMQVRRLANLTKNAGLDGVVCSAQEASLLKSELGQEFKLVTPGIRPVGAEVGDQKRIMTPTKAIQSGSDYLVIGRPITQAADPAEVLKNINNELLHLKNN from the coding sequence ATGAACGATCAAAAAATCATTGTAGCCCTGGATTACGACAACCAAGCTGATGCTTTGGCCTTCGTCGACCGAATTGATCCGGCATCTTGTTGCCTAAAAGTAGGTAAAGAGATGTTTACTCTATTTGGACCAGAGTTTGTACGTGAGCTGCACAAGCGCGGTTTTTCGGTTTTCTTAGATTTGAAATTCCACGACATTCCAAACACATGTTCTAAGGCTGTACGAGCAGCTGCGGAAATGGGAGTTTGGATGGTGAACGTTCATGCTGGTGGTGGCGAGCGAATGATGACGGCATCACGCGAGATCCTTGAGCCCTATGGTAAAGACCGTCCATTGCTGATTGGAGTCACTGTACTGACAAGCATGGAACAGCAAGATCTAGCGGGTATTGGTCTTGATATTGAGCCTCAGATGCAGGTTAGGCGACTGGCTAACTTAACTAAAAATGCAGGTTTAGACGGCGTTGTTTGTTCTGCACAAGAAGCGTCTTTACTGAAGAGTGAATTAGGTCAGGAGTTTAAACTCGTTACTCCTGGTATTCGTCCTGTAGGCGCAGAAGTTGGTGATCAAAAACGTATTATGACGCCGACTAAAGCAATTCAATCAGGTTCTGACTACTTAGTTATTGGTCGTCCAATCACACAAGCTGCTGATCCTGCTGAAGTGTTAAAGAACATTAATAATGAATTGTTACATTTGAAGAACAACTAA
- the lapB gene encoding lipopolysaccharide assembly protein LapB, producing the protein MLELLFLLLPIAAAYGWYMGNRNAQQEKQKQSHQISRQYVTGLNLLLSDQSDKAVDHFIELLQVDNETIDTHLALGNLFRSRGEVDRAIRIHQNLISRSGLTIDQKNLALQQLAKDYMVSGFLDRAEKIFEQLVDEPDHKESALQQLVSIYQQTREWNKAIQHGNVLIKISSKKLKMRATVAHFWCELAMQEQAEGNQSKAIQHFKKALTEDPKCVRASIALSKIHLASEEYNKAIEYLESVIDQDIDFISEVLPTLADCYHHLGQEAQLVEFLKVCIQKKAGVSAELMLAQLVAQHEDIGSAQELLTKQLLKNPTMKGFHRLIDYHIAEAEEGRAKNSLTTLQSMVGEQLKMKPHYRCRKCGFSTHSLYWHCPSCKGWGTIKPIRGLDGE; encoded by the coding sequence ATGTTAGAGTTACTGTTCTTACTGTTACCCATTGCCGCCGCTTACGGCTGGTACATGGGTAATCGTAATGCTCAGCAAGAAAAGCAAAAGCAATCTCATCAGATATCTCGTCAGTATGTGACAGGTCTGAACCTACTTTTGTCAGATCAGTCGGATAAAGCGGTTGACCACTTTATTGAACTGCTTCAAGTTGATAACGAAACGATTGATACACATCTCGCGTTAGGCAATCTGTTTCGTTCTCGAGGCGAAGTGGATCGCGCTATTCGTATCCACCAAAATCTTATCTCTCGTTCTGGTCTTACAATCGACCAAAAAAATCTCGCACTTCAGCAACTCGCAAAAGACTATATGGTATCGGGCTTTTTAGACCGAGCAGAAAAAATCTTTGAGCAACTCGTCGATGAGCCAGACCATAAAGAGAGTGCACTTCAACAACTGGTTTCTATCTATCAACAAACCCGCGAATGGAACAAAGCCATTCAACACGGTAATGTGCTAATCAAAATCAGCAGCAAGAAGCTTAAGATGCGTGCAACAGTTGCTCATTTTTGGTGTGAGCTAGCAATGCAAGAGCAAGCGGAAGGCAATCAATCCAAAGCGATACAACATTTTAAGAAAGCACTCACTGAAGACCCGAAATGCGTCAGAGCCAGTATTGCGCTGTCGAAAATTCATCTCGCAAGCGAAGAGTACAATAAAGCAATAGAGTACCTTGAGTCTGTTATTGACCAGGATATCGACTTTATCAGCGAAGTATTACCAACTTTAGCTGACTGTTATCACCACTTGGGACAGGAAGCTCAGCTTGTCGAATTCCTTAAAGTTTGTATACAGAAAAAAGCAGGCGTGTCTGCGGAGTTAATGTTGGCACAGTTAGTTGCACAACATGAAGATATCGGCTCAGCACAAGAGCTTTTGACCAAACAACTTCTTAAAAACCCAACGATGAAGGGCTTCCATCGATTGATTGATTATCATATTGCAGAAGCAGAAGAGGGCCGGGCTAAAAATAGCTTGACCACTTTACAGTCTATGGTTGGTGAACAACTAAAAATGAAGCCTCATTATCGTTGTAGGAAGTGTGGCTTTTCTACCCACTCTCTATATTGGCATTGCCCTTCGTGTAAGGGATGGGGGACGATCAAGCCGATCCGTGGCCTTGATGGTGAGTAA
- a CDS encoding LapA family protein: MKIIKIVAVIALFLIALALGSQNQTIVNFNYLLAQGDFHLSTLLGVVFVSGFVLAWIVFGSMHMKSQLQIHRLKKKLNKQSKQVAVESKA, encoded by the coding sequence ATGAAAATTATAAAAATAGTCGCTGTTATTGCACTTTTCCTAATTGCACTGGCTTTAGGCTCTCAAAACCAAACTATCGTGAATTTCAATTACCTGCTTGCCCAAGGTGACTTCCACCTATCAACATTACTTGGTGTAGTGTTTGTATCGGGTTTTGTTCTAGCATGGATTGTGTTTGGTAGCATGCACATGAAATCTCAGCTACAGATCCACCGTTTAAAGAAAAAGCTAAACAAGCAATCAAAGCAAGTCGCTGTAGAATCAAAAGCTTGA
- the ihfB gene encoding integration host factor subunit beta yields the protein MTKSELIERLCAEQTHLSAKEIEDAVKDILEHMASTLESGDRIEIRGFGSFSLHYREPRVGRNPKTGDKVELDGKYVPHFKPGKELRERVNTGM from the coding sequence ATGACTAAGTCTGAATTAATTGAAAGACTATGCGCTGAGCAAACGCATCTTTCTGCAAAAGAAATTGAAGACGCTGTAAAAGACATTTTAGAGCACATGGCTTCAACATTGGAAAGTGGTGATCGAATCGAAATTCGTGGTTTTGGTAGCTTTTCGCTACACTACCGTGAGCCTCGCGTTGGCCGTAATCCAAAAACCGGTGATAAAGTTGAGTTAGACGGCAAATACGTTCCTCACTTCAAACCTGGTAAAGAGCTACGCGAACGAGTAAATACAGGAATGTAG
- the rpsA gene encoding 30S ribosomal protein S1 gives MTESFAQLFEEFLNETEFQQGSIVKGTVVAIENGFVLVDAGLKSESAIPAEQFKNAAGELEVEVGAEVDVALDAVEDGFGETQLSREKAKRHEAWIVLEKACEEAETVVGIINGKVKGGFTVELNGIRAFLPGSLVDVRPIRDTAHLENKELEFKVIKLDQKRNNVVVSRRAVIESENSVERDELLETLQEGTEVKGIVKNLTDYGAFVDLGGVDGLLHITDMAWKRVKHPSEIVNVGDEILVKVLKFDRERTRVSLGLKQLGEDPWVAIAKRYPEGHKLSGRVTNLTDYGCFVEIEEGVEGLVHVSEMDWTNKNIHPSKVVNVGDEVEVMVLDIDEERRRISLGLKQCKANPWQSFAEMQAKGDKVTGKIKSITDFGIFIGLEGGIDGLVHLSDISWNVAGEEAVREYKKGDEISAVVLAVDAERERISLGVKQMENDPFNAYVADNKKGVLVNGTVTAVDAKGATIELVEGVEGYIRASEVSRDRVEDASLILSVGDSVEAKFTGVDRKNRVINLSIKAKDEAEEQEAMASLNKSDEGAFGNAMADAFKAAKGE, from the coding sequence ATGACTGAATCTTTTGCTCAACTCTTTGAAGAGTTTCTAAACGAAACAGAATTCCAACAAGGCAGCATCGTTAAAGGTACTGTAGTAGCTATCGAGAACGGTTTCGTTCTTGTTGACGCTGGTCTTAAGTCTGAATCTGCTATCCCTGCTGAACAGTTCAAGAACGCTGCTGGCGAACTTGAAGTTGAAGTTGGCGCTGAAGTAGACGTAGCTCTAGACGCTGTTGAAGACGGTTTCGGTGAGACTCAACTTTCTCGTGAGAAAGCTAAGCGTCACGAAGCTTGGATCGTTCTTGAGAAAGCTTGCGAAGAAGCTGAAACTGTTGTTGGTATCATCAACGGTAAAGTTAAAGGCGGTTTCACTGTTGAACTAAACGGTATCCGTGCTTTCCTTCCAGGTTCTCTAGTAGACGTACGTCCTATCCGTGACACTGCTCACCTAGAAAACAAAGAGCTAGAGTTCAAAGTAATCAAGCTAGACCAGAAGCGTAACAACGTTGTTGTTTCTCGTCGTGCTGTTATCGAATCTGAGAACAGCGTTGAGCGTGACGAACTTCTTGAAACTCTACAAGAAGGTACTGAAGTTAAAGGTATCGTTAAGAACCTTACTGACTACGGTGCATTCGTTGACCTTGGCGGTGTTGACGGTCTTCTACATATCACAGATATGGCTTGGAAGCGCGTTAAGCACCCATCTGAGATCGTTAACGTTGGTGACGAAATCCTAGTTAAAGTTCTTAAGTTCGACCGTGAGCGTACTCGCGTATCACTAGGTCTTAAGCAACTAGGCGAAGATCCATGGGTAGCAATCGCTAAGCGTTACCCAGAAGGTCACAAGCTTTCTGGTCGTGTTACTAACCTAACTGACTACGGCTGCTTCGTTGAAATCGAAGAAGGCGTTGAAGGTCTAGTACACGTTTCTGAAATGGATTGGACTAACAAGAACATCCACCCATCTAAAGTTGTTAATGTTGGCGACGAAGTTGAGGTTATGGTTCTTGATATCGACGAAGAACGTCGTCGTATCTCTCTAGGTCTGAAACAGTGTAAAGCTAACCCATGGCAGTCATTTGCAGAAATGCAAGCTAAGGGCGACAAAGTTACTGGTAAGATCAAGTCTATCACTGACTTTGGTATCTTCATCGGTCTTGAAGGCGGTATCGACGGTCTAGTACACCTATCTGACATTTCTTGGAATGTTGCTGGTGAAGAAGCTGTACGTGAGTACAAGAAAGGCGACGAAATCTCAGCAGTTGTTCTTGCAGTAGATGCAGAGCGTGAGCGTATTTCTCTTGGCGTTAAGCAAATGGAAAACGACCCGTTCAACGCATACGTTGCTGACAACAAGAAAGGCGTTCTAGTAAACGGTACTGTAACTGCAGTAGACGCGAAAGGTGCAACTATCGAGCTTGTTGAAGGCGTAGAAGGTTACATCCGTGCTTCTGAAGTTTCTCGTGACCGCGTTGAAGATGCGTCTCTAATCCTAAGCGTTGGTGACAGCGTTGAAGCGAAGTTCACAGGTGTTGACCGTAAGAACCGCGTAATCAACCTATCTATCAAAGCTAAAGATGAAGCTGAAGAGCAAGAAGCAATGGCTTCACTGAACAAGTCTGACGAAGGCGCGTTCGGTAACGCAATGGCAGATGCATTCAAAGCTGCTAAAGGCGAATAA
- the cmk gene encoding (d)CMP kinase has protein sequence MPSQSPVITVDGPSGAGKGTLCMLLAEKLGFHLLDSGAIYRVLALAAIHHGVDTESEDALVPLATHLDVQFVAEGELVKVILEGEDVSGELRKEETGMAASKVAALPRVREALLRRQRAFSAAPGLVADGRDMGTVVFPNAEAKIFLDASAEERANRRLKQLQGKGLDVKFDDLLSEIQERDDRDRNRPVAPLRPAEDALVLDSTSMNIEQVVEKALHYIESKLAG, from the coding sequence ATGCCTTCTCAAAGCCCAGTGATTACAGTTGATGGACCAAGCGGTGCAGGTAAAGGTACCCTATGTATGTTACTAGCTGAAAAGTTAGGTTTTCACTTACTAGACTCGGGTGCTATCTATCGCGTGCTTGCATTAGCTGCAATCCATCACGGTGTGGACACAGAGTCTGAAGACGCTTTAGTTCCTCTAGCAACGCATTTAGACGTTCAGTTTGTTGCTGAGGGTGAATTGGTAAAAGTGATTCTTGAAGGCGAAGATGTGTCTGGCGAACTGCGTAAAGAGGAGACAGGCATGGCGGCTTCAAAAGTTGCAGCACTGCCTCGCGTACGAGAAGCACTGCTGCGTCGTCAACGTGCATTCAGTGCAGCGCCGGGGCTTGTTGCGGACGGTCGTGATATGGGGACTGTTGTATTCCCAAATGCTGAAGCGAAAATTTTCCTTGATGCGAGTGCTGAAGAGCGTGCGAATCGCCGTCTTAAACAGTTGCAAGGCAAGGGCTTAGATGTTAAATTTGACGACCTTTTGAGCGAGATCCAAGAGCGAGACGACCGAGATCGTAATCGCCCAGTAGCGCCACTGCGCCCTGCTGAGGATGCGCTTGTGCTTGACTCCACCTCAATGAACATTGAGCAGGTCGTAGAAAAAGCACTACACTATATTGAATCGAAACTGGCTGGGTAG
- the kdsB gene encoding 3-deoxy-manno-octulosonate cytidylyltransferase, which translates to MSFTVVIPARYQSSRLPGKPLADIGGKPMIQWVYEQSVKAGADKVIIATDDVRVEKAAKAFGADVCMTSPKHESGTERLAEVIEVMNIPDDHIIVNVQGDEPLIPPSIINQVANNLAGSEAPMATLGVEITHVDEVFNPNAVKVVTDKEGYALYFSRATIPWDRDAYANNGTSAESPLLRHIGIYAYRAGFINTYINWAPSTLERIECLEQLRVLWYGEKIHVDIAAEAPAAGVDTPEDLETVRAIIG; encoded by the coding sequence ATGTCATTTACGGTTGTCATCCCAGCTCGTTATCAATCGAGCCGATTACCCGGAAAGCCGTTAGCTGATATAGGCGGCAAACCAATGATTCAATGGGTTTATGAACAATCAGTGAAAGCTGGTGCAGATAAAGTCATTATTGCGACTGACGATGTTCGAGTTGAAAAGGCCGCGAAAGCATTTGGTGCAGATGTTTGTATGACTTCTCCTAAACACGAGTCTGGAACAGAGCGCTTGGCTGAAGTAATTGAAGTGATGAACATCCCGGATGATCACATCATTGTCAACGTGCAGGGCGATGAACCTCTTATCCCACCGAGTATTATCAACCAAGTGGCAAACAACCTTGCGGGTAGTGAAGCGCCAATGGCAACGTTAGGGGTAGAGATCACTCACGTTGATGAAGTGTTTAATCCTAATGCTGTAAAAGTGGTAACGGATAAAGAGGGTTATGCACTCTACTTTAGCCGTGCCACTATTCCTTGGGATCGCGATGCGTACGCTAATAATGGAACAAGTGCAGAATCTCCATTGTTAAGGCACATAGGCATTTATGCATACCGCGCAGGGTTTATTAACACCTACATAAACTGGGCGCCAAGCACACTTGAGCGCATAGAGTGTCTAGAACAACTACGTGTGCTGTGGTATGGAGAGAAAATCCATGTAGATATTGCAGCAGAAGCACCTGCTGCCGGTGTAGACACGCCTGAGGACCTCGAGACAGTCAGAGCGATCATCGGATAA
- a CDS encoding Trm112 family protein: MDHRLLEIVACPVCKGKLTFDKDKQELICKLDRLAYPIKEGIPVLLEPEARTISMDEGK, encoded by the coding sequence ATGGATCACCGTCTACTTGAAATCGTTGCTTGCCCTGTGTGTAAAGGTAAATTAACTTTTGATAAAGATAAGCAAGAACTGATTTGTAAACTTGATCGCCTTGCATACCCAATTAAAGAGGGTATTCCTGTGCTTCTTGAGCCTGAGGCTCGCACAATCTCAATGGACGAGGGCAAATAA
- the lpxK gene encoding tetraacyldisaccharide 4'-kinase, whose translation MIEKIWFENHPLKYLLWPLLWPLSLIFSLISKRRRQAYQQGSKASYRAPVPVIVVGNITAGGNGKTPVVVWLVEMLQSQGHKPGVVSRGYGAKAPSYPLVLSKDTPAAYCGDEPRLIMKRTGAPVAVDPIRANAVKALLESQVDVIVTDDGLQHYALERDIEFVVVDGVRRFGSEQAIPLGPLREPVSRLSEVDFIVTNGGQPECNEMAMSLVPSQAVNLKTGQRASLEVLTKLVAFAGIGHPPRFFKTLEDLGADVIHTQGFADHKDFDRDELFALAEKGENIIMTEKDAVKCEGYAQDNWWYLPVSAQFDQASQNKVMQKIKEVMEYYGSPST comes from the coding sequence GTGATCGAAAAGATTTGGTTTGAGAATCATCCTTTAAAATATCTGCTGTGGCCGCTGCTGTGGCCATTGAGTCTGATCTTTAGTCTTATCAGCAAAAGACGTCGTCAAGCGTATCAACAAGGCTCGAAAGCGAGTTATCGAGCGCCTGTACCAGTGATTGTTGTAGGAAACATTACAGCGGGTGGTAATGGCAAAACGCCAGTGGTTGTTTGGCTCGTTGAGATGCTGCAATCTCAAGGGCATAAACCGGGTGTTGTTTCACGCGGTTATGGCGCAAAAGCGCCGAGTTACCCACTGGTGTTATCTAAAGATACACCTGCAGCTTATTGTGGCGATGAACCTCGTTTGATTATGAAAAGAACGGGTGCACCTGTCGCTGTCGACCCAATTCGAGCCAATGCGGTTAAAGCATTGTTAGAATCTCAGGTCGACGTTATTGTCACAGATGATGGTCTTCAGCATTACGCTTTGGAAAGAGATATCGAATTTGTAGTGGTTGATGGTGTTCGTCGCTTTGGTAGCGAACAAGCGATTCCACTAGGGCCATTACGCGAACCCGTATCGCGTTTAAGCGAAGTCGATTTTATAGTGACCAATGGTGGGCAGCCGGAATGTAATGAAATGGCGATGTCTTTGGTGCCTAGCCAAGCTGTTAATCTGAAGACGGGACAAAGGGCTTCACTAGAAGTGCTGACAAAACTGGTCGCATTTGCAGGAATTGGCCATCCACCACGCTTTTTCAAAACGTTAGAAGATCTTGGTGCTGACGTGATTCATACTCAAGGTTTCGCCGATCATAAAGATTTCGACAGAGATGAGCTGTTCGCCCTTGCTGAAAAGGGCGAGAACATCATAATGACAGAAAAAGATGCAGTGAAATGTGAAGGTTACGCGCAAGATAATTGGTGGTATCTGCCTGTTTCTGCGCAATTTGACCAAGCATCACAAAACAAAGTTATGCAAAAAATTAAAGAGGTTATGGAATACTATGGATCACCGTCTACTTGA
- the msbA gene encoding lipid A ABC transporter ATP-binding protein/permease MsbA, whose product MSIEKDENTWATFKRLWTYIRLYKSGLAVAVVALIINAVSDTYMISLLKPLLDEGFGSAESDFLRTLPFIIFAMMFIRGTSGFVSTYCLSWVSGNVVMQIRRKIFNHFMHMPVSFFDKEQTGSLLSRITYDSEQVSAATSRALVSIVREGASIIGLLVLMFWNSWQLSLVLFAVAPVVAWAISIVSKRFRKISKNMQTSMGHVASSSEQMLKGHKVVLTYGGQNVEKERFDKVSNQMRQQTMKLVTAQAAANPIIQMIASVAIVVVLFLASVDSIKAELTPGTFTVVFSAMFGLMRPLKALTGVTAEFQRGMAASQTLFSLIDLETEKNTGTLKPQSVKGDVEVKDITFTYQGAEKAALENVSFTIPRGNTVALVGRSGSGKSTIANLFTRFYDVDSGTIELDGHDIRDYELKNLRQHFALVSQNVHLFNDTVANNIAYAAEEEYTREQVEHAAKLAHATEFIEGMENGFDTVIGENGASLSGGQRQRLAIARALLRDAPVLILDEATSALDTESERAIQSALDELQKNKTVLVIAHRLSTIEQADEILVIDDGHIVERGAHAELIEHDGAYAQLHRIQFGE is encoded by the coding sequence ATGTCTATAGAAAAAGATGAAAATACTTGGGCTACCTTCAAGCGACTTTGGACTTATATTCGATTATACAAATCAGGGTTAGCGGTTGCGGTTGTTGCTCTAATTATTAACGCGGTTTCTGACACATACATGATCTCTCTATTGAAGCCTTTGCTTGATGAAGGTTTCGGCAGCGCAGAATCAGACTTTTTACGAACTCTTCCGTTTATTATTTTCGCCATGATGTTCATTCGTGGTACGAGTGGGTTTGTCTCTACTTATTGTTTGAGTTGGGTTTCGGGCAATGTAGTGATGCAAATTCGACGCAAGATATTCAATCACTTTATGCACATGCCCGTCTCTTTTTTTGATAAAGAGCAAACGGGGTCGCTGTTGTCGCGCATTACTTATGATTCGGAACAAGTCTCTGCTGCAACCAGTAGAGCTCTAGTTAGTATCGTACGTGAGGGTGCGAGTATTATTGGCTTATTAGTGTTGATGTTCTGGAACAGTTGGCAGCTTTCATTAGTGTTATTTGCTGTCGCTCCTGTGGTCGCATGGGCGATCAGTATTGTTTCTAAGCGATTTAGAAAAATATCGAAAAACATGCAGACCAGTATGGGGCATGTCGCATCATCTTCTGAACAGATGCTTAAAGGTCACAAAGTTGTTTTAACTTACGGTGGTCAAAACGTGGAAAAAGAGCGTTTTGACAAAGTGAGCAACCAAATGCGTCAACAAACGATGAAGTTGGTAACAGCACAAGCTGCGGCTAACCCAATTATTCAAATGATTGCATCGGTAGCGATTGTAGTTGTTCTATTCTTGGCAAGTGTTGACTCAATTAAAGCGGAGCTTACCCCTGGTACTTTTACCGTTGTATTCTCGGCAATGTTTGGTCTAATGCGCCCTTTAAAGGCACTTACAGGTGTGACAGCAGAATTCCAACGCGGTATGGCAGCGAGTCAAACATTGTTCAGTTTGATTGATTTGGAAACAGAGAAGAACACAGGCACTCTGAAGCCTCAATCTGTGAAAGGGGATGTTGAAGTCAAAGACATTACCTTTACTTACCAAGGCGCAGAAAAGGCAGCCCTTGAAAATGTCAGCTTTACCATACCTAGAGGTAACACGGTTGCGCTTGTTGGGCGCTCTGGCTCGGGTAAAAGTACCATTGCTAACCTTTTTACCCGTTTCTACGATGTCGACTCCGGTACTATCGAGCTTGATGGTCATGACATTCGTGACTACGAACTGAAAAACCTTCGTCAGCACTTTGCATTGGTTTCGCAAAATGTTCATTTGTTCAATGATACAGTGGCGAACAACATCGCTTATGCTGCAGAAGAAGAATACACCCGTGAACAGGTCGAACATGCGGCAAAACTGGCTCATGCGACTGAATTTATCGAAGGTATGGAAAATGGTTTCGATACTGTTATTGGTGAAAACGGCGCAAGCTTGTCAGGTGGTCAGCGCCAGCGTTTAGCTATTGCTCGAGCACTGTTGAGAGATGCGCCTGTACTTATCTTAGATGAAGCAACTTCTGCTCTAGATACAGAGTCTGAGCGTGCAATTCAATCTGCTCTAGATGAGCTCCAGAAAAATAAAACTGTTCTTGTGATTGCGCACCGACTATCAACCATTGAGCAAGCAGATGAGATTCTGGTTATAGACGATGGTCATATCGTCGAGCGTGGTGCTCATGCTGAGCTGATTGAACATGACGGCGCCTATGCTCAACTTCACCGCATTCAATTTGGTGAATAA